In Sphingomonas sp. BGYR3, the genomic stretch CGCCTGAGCCAGCGGCGCGGTGAAGGGGATGCGCCCGGCGGCGGCGTCCGCCTCGTCACTGCCGACCAGATCGACGGTCCGGGCCGCTCCGTTCACCCGGAACTGCACCCGCGATCCGAACGCGACCTCTTCATCGTCCGGAACAGGCTGGATTTCGGCGGTGGAAAAGCGGGTTTGCCAGTAATGCAGGTCGCGGCGGGCGGATTTCAGGGCGTCCGCATCCCCGGACGCCGCCTCCACCGCCGCGGTCCATTCGGCAAGACGCCGCTCGATCAGCGCCAGACCCGCCGTCGTCACCCAGTTGGGACCGGGCGGCAGCGGCAGGGCAAAGCTCGGTTCGAGATGTTCCTCGTCCGATTCACGGCGAAAGGCGACGCTCATATCGGTTGACTGAACGTGTCGCAGGCAGCCGGGTTGCCACTGTCCAGGCCGATCCGCAGCCATTTCTGCCGCTGAGCCGACGAACCGTGCGTGAAACTGTCCGGTACGACGCGGCCCTGCGCCTGGCGCTGAAGCGTGTCGTCGCCGATCGCCTCGGCCGCGCGCAGCCCTTCCTCGATATCGCCGGCCTCCAGATACTGCTTGTTCCGGTTCGCCCAGACGCCGGCATAGCAATCCGCCTGTAATTCCATGCGGACGGACAGCTGGTTGCCCTCCCGCTCGCCGACGCGGGATTGTTCGCGGCGCACGCGTTCCGACGTGCCGGTCACGGTCTGGATATGATGGCCCACCTCATGCGCGATGACATAGGCCTGGGCGAAATCGCCGGCCGCGCCGAATCGGTTGGCCAATTCGTCGAAAAAGCTGGTGTCGAGGAACACGCCCTGATCCGCCGGGCAGTAATAGGGGCCGACCGCGGACGACGCAAAGCCGCAGCCGGACGTTGCGCCGCCCTGGTAGAAGTTCAGCGTGGGGGCGGGATACCGCTGGCCGCTTTCGGCAAAGATCCGTTCCCATGTCTGTTCGGTGCTGGCCAGCACCTGACAGGAAAAGCGGCGTTCGGGCGTGTTGCAGGCCGCAGCGCCGGTTGCGCCGCCGCCAGTGCCCGTGCCCGCAGGTGCCTGAACCCCCGATTGCGGGGCGATCAGGCCGCCGCCGCCGCCCATGGAGAAGAACAGCACCGCGCCGATTGCAAGGATCGCCAGCGTGCCGCAACCCATCTTTCGCCCCAGCAAGAGCGGCAGCAGGCCAAGCAGGATGTTGCCCCCGCCACCGCCGCCAAACCCGCCGCCCGGCCCGGACGAACTGCCAAGATCGCGAACATTGTCGCTGGGGTCGAAATCATCGAGCCGCATCGGCTCCCCTCCCACTGGTCATCAGTGCAACGACAATGCCCGAAAGCAGGGGTCGTTGCATCCCCGGAAAAAACATTGGTCATCGCGGTCGGGTTGTGCCGCGGGGTGTTGATGCACCGCACAACGTGCCCCATGTTCGCGGCATGGCCGATGCGAACCCCGTCCCCGCCCGCCGCCGCAGCCGATCGATGCCGCTGCCGGATTGTGTCGCTCTGGTGCTGCAGGGCGGGGGTGCGCTGGGCAGTTATCAGGCCGGGGTGTTTCAGGCGCTGGACGAGGCGGGCGTGCCGATCGACTGGGTCGCCGGCATTTCCATTGGCGCGGTGAACGCCGCGATCATTGCGGGCAACCCGCCGGGACGGCGGCTGGAACAGCTGCACGCCTTCTGGTCGCTGGTGACCAGCGGCCTGCCCAGCATGCCGATCTATCCCGACGACCGGGTGCGGGAGGCGGTGCATGAAGGATCGGCCGCCTGGGTCGCGACCTTTGGCGTGCCCGGATTTTTCCGGCCGCGCTGGATGCACCCCATGCTGTCGCTGCCCGGCAGTTGCGAGGCGCTGAGCCTGTACGACACCGCGCCGCTGGCCGAAACGCTGAACCAGTTCGTCGACTGGGACCGGCTGAATTCCGGCGAGGTGCGATTGTCGGTCGGCGCGGTGAATGTCGAAACCGGTAATTTCCGGTTTTTCGACACGACGACCGACCGGATCGATGCGCGGCATATCATGGCGTCGGGTGCGCTGCCGCCCGGCCTGCCGCCCGTTGAGATCGACGGGTGCTGGTGGTGGGACGGGGGCCTGGTGTCCAACACGCCGCTGACCCATGTGCTGGACCATCAGACCGAACCGACTTTGGTGTTTCAGGTCGATCTGTTCCCGTCCCGCGGCAAGCGCCCCCAGACGATCAGCGACGTGACGGCGCGCGAAAAGGAAATCCGCTATTCCAGCCGCACCCGCCAGATCACCGACGACCGGCTGAAGCTGCGCCGCGAGCGAGAGGCGATCCGCCGCGTCATTGCCAAGCTGCCTGCGGAACTGCGCGGCGACCGCGACGTTCGGGTGCTGGAGGAAATGGCACAGGATATCCCGGTCAGCATCGTTCACCTGATCCACCGCCGGGCCGATTGGCAGGGCGGCAATCTGGATTTCGAATTTTCGGCCGCGACGATGCGCGATCACTGGCAGGCGGGGTTGACCGACGTTGCCCGCACCATGGCCAATGCGACCATCCTGGCCGCCAATATCGAAGACGGCAAAACCGCCGCCTATGACCTGACACGATAATCCGCACAGGAGATTTCGCCATGTTTCTGAAGGGCAAGACCGCGATCATCACCGGTTCCACCTCTGGCATCGGGCTTGCCTATGCCAAGGCGCTGGCGGCCGAGGGCGCGGCGGTGGTCATCAACGGCTTTGGCGATGCCGATGCCATCGAAAAGGAGCGGGTGGCGCTGGCCGGCCTGTCGGGTGCGGGCGCGCATTACGATCCGGCCGACATGACAAAGCCCGATCAGATCGCGGCGATGATTGAACGGTGCCATGCCGAACTGGGCGGGCCGGACATCGTCATCAACAATGCCGGTATCCAGCATGTAGCCCCGATCGAGGATTTTCCGCCGGAAAAATGGGACGCGATCATCGCCATCAACCTGTCGTCCGCATGGCACATGATGCGCGCTGCCGTGCCGCACATGAAAAAGGCGGGGTGGGGCCGGATCATCAGCACCGCGTCCGCCCATTCGCTGGTCGCCAGCCCCAACAAGTCCGCCTATGTTGCCGCCAAGCACGGCATCAACGGCCTGACCAAGACGATCGCGCTGGAAGTGGCGCAGCACGGCGTGACGGTAAACTGCATCTCGCCGGGCTATGTCTGGACCCCGCTGGTCGAAAAGCAGATCCCGGACACGATGGCCACGCGCGGTCTGACGCGGGAACAGGTGATCAACGACGTGCTGCTGGATGCGCAGCCCACTAAGGAATTCGTGACGTCCGAACAGGTCGCGGCGCTGGCGCTGTTCCTGTGCCGGGACGAGGCGGCGTCGATTACGGGTGCGAACCTCAGCATGGATGGCGGCTGGACGGCGGCCTGATCCCCGGCCTGATCCGGGGGCCGATCCGTGCCGACGCGCCACACGCCGCCGCTGCCGCAAAGGCTGGCATCTGGCGGCCGTGCGGTTAGAAGCAGCACATGCGCATCGCTCCCCTGATCCCGCTCGCCGTGCTGGCGGCCTGTTCCACCGGACCCGAATTGCGGGTGCCGGCAGCCGTTGCCGATGTGGTCCCGCCCGCCGCGGCCGAGGGGATGGAGTGGCGGGCGGTGGCGCTGCCCGCCGATCGCACGCGGCTGCGCAACTGGCGCAAGACCTGGGTCACCACGCTGGACGCCGTGCGCCCGGTCGCGTCGGCAGAAATCGCGGCGGAGGGCAAGCTTTTCGACCCCGACCTGGCGGTGGAAGGGCCGATCCCGCCCGCCGGTGCCTATCGCTGTCGCTGGTTCAAGCTGGGCACGATCGGGCGGGCGACCGATCCGTTCGTCGCCGTGCCGGCGCAGCAATGCACCGTCTGGGCCGAGGGTGCGACGGGCGGCATCCGGTTCGACGACGGGGTGCAGCGGCCGATTGCCATGCTGTTGCCCGATACCAGCGGCCGGGCCGTGGCGCTGGGCAGCCTGATGCTGGATCACGAGCAGGTCCCCCATGCCTATGGCCGCGATCCGTTGCGCGACATTGCCGGATATGTCGATCGCATCGACAACCGGCGCTGGCGCATGGTCATCCCCGGCCCGCGGTTCGAGTCGCAGCTGGACGTGATCGAGATCGTGCCGGTCGCTGCCGATTGACACGCACGGCCCCGACCCCAATGCTGGGGGCCAATCAACAAGGGGCCATGCCATGATCCGCACCATCGCCATCGCCAGCCTGTTCGTGGCCACGCCCGCGCTGGCCGATCCGGTCAGCGATGCCACCGCGCGCGAGATGCCGTCGCTGATGACGCTGTACCGCGACCTGCACGCCGCACCGGAACTGAGCCTGCAGGAGGTAAAGACCGCCGCCCGCATGGCAGTGGAGGTGCGCAAGCTGGGGTTCGAGGTGACGGAAAAGGTCGGCGGCACCGGCGTCGTCGCGGTGATGCGCAACGGCCCCGGCCCGGTGGTGCTGATCCGCGCCGACATGGACGGATTGCCCGTGACCGAGGCGACGGGCCTGCCCTTTGCGTCGAAGGTACGGGTGACGACCAAGGACGGGGTGGAAACCGGCGTCATGCACGCGTGTGGCCATGACACGCACATGGCCAGCTGGGTCGGCACGGCGCGCAACCTGGCGGCGATGAAGGGGCAATGGTCCGGCACCGTGGTGATGGTGGCCCAGCCCGCCGAGGAAGTGGGCAAGGGCGCGCGCATGATGCTGGAGGACGGGCTGTACACCCGGTTTCCCAAGCCCGCGCACGTCATCGGCTTTCACGACAGCGCCGGGCTGCCCGCGGGCGTGATCGGGATGAAGGACGATTATATCTTTGCCAATGTCGATTCGGTCGATGTGCTGGTGCGCGGCAAGGGCGGGCACGGCGCCTACCCTCACACGACGCAGGACCCGATCGTGCTGGCCGCGCGCATCGTCGGCGCGTTGCAGACGCTGGTGTCGCGGGAACTGGACGTGCAGAGCGAGCCGGGCGTGGTGACGGTGGGCAGCATCCATGCGGGTGCCAAGCACAACATCATTCCCGATGAGGCCAAGCTGCAGATCACCGTGCGCAGCTATTCCGACGCCGTTCGCAAGAAGCTGCTCGACGGAATTGCCCGTATTGCCAAGGGAGAGGCGATTGCCGCCGGGATCCCGGACGATCGCCTGCCGGTCGTGACGGTGCAGGATGAATTCACGCCTGCCACGTTCAACACCGCCCCGCAGACCGACCGGCTGCGCACGCTGTTCACCGGGCGCTTTGGCGAGGCGCGGGTAAAGGACGTGCCCGCGACGATGGGCGGAGAGGATTTCAGCCGGTTCTGGCTGGCCGACAAGGGCGTGCAATCCACCCTGTTCTGGGTCGGCGGTGTGCCGCAGGACCGGTGGGCCGCGGCAGAGGCGGGCAAGGCGGCGCTGCCGTCGCTGCACAATGCCGGCTGGGCCCCCGATGCGGAAAAGGTGATCGCAACCGCGACCGAGGCGATGACGGCAGCCACGCTCGACCTGTTGAAGCGGGGGTAAGGAGCGGCCCGGCCGGACCGCCGCGGCAGGGTTCAGGGGGTGGCGGTGACGGTGGCCGCCTGAGCCGGTGCGGGCGGCTGCGGCGCTTCTAGCCAGGCGGCATATTGCGCGGCGGGCAGGTTCAACTGCGTGATCCGGTCGGTGTTCAGCAGGGCGATCGACTGCGTAAAGCTGCGCGGTTTTTTCATCAGCTTCTTTTCCTCCACCACGGTCAGCCCGACCCGGCGCATCGCCTCTGCCGCGAAATGCACGCAGTTGCGGCTGTTCAGGCGATAGGTGGGATCGCCCGCCTCGCTCCATTCCACGGCCAGCTTGCGCAGCGCGGCGTGCTGCGCATCGGTGATCGTCACCGCGAAATGGGCGTTGGATTTCAGGATGTATTTCTCGTCCGTGCCGTCCACCCGTCCCTTGACCGGGCCGAACAGCACGGCGGGCGAGATGGTGCGCGGCGAAAATCCGAAATTTTCCCGCACGATCGTGCCGTCGTCGCTGGTCCCGTGAATGGTGAAAAAGGCGTGGGGGAAGTTCGATCCGAAATCCTGCGACCAGAAGGTCACGATCAGCCTGGCCTGTGCAGTGCCAGCGGCCAGGAACAACAGCGACAGGGCAAGCAGGGCGTGAACGGCGCGCATCAGCGGCGCGGGGCGCAGGGCGATCGACATGGCCCGCCTTGTATCAAATCCGCCGGCCGTTCCCAGAGGGGGCGGGCCAAGAAAAAAGGCCCGGCGGGGATGCCGCCGGGCCGATTGTCTTGACGGTTCCGTCGTCCTTAGTCGCGGCTGCCGAACAGGCGCAGGATGAACAGGAACATGTTGATGAAATCGAGGTACAGGTTCAGCGCGCCCATGATGACGACCTTGCCCTGCATCTCCGTTCCGGCAACGTGGAAATAGATGCTCTTGATCTTCTGCGTGTCATAGGCGGTCAGGCCCGCGAAGATCAGCACACCGGCGATCGAGACGATCAGGCTGAGCGCGCTCGACTGCACGAACAGGTTGATCAGGCTGGCCACGATGATGCCAACCAGGCCAACGATCAGGAACGTGCCGAACGCCGACAGATCCTTTTTCGTGGTGTAGCCCCACAGGCTGAGCGCCGCAAAGCCCGCCGCGGTGGCGAAGAACGCGCCCGCGATCGACGTGCCGGTATAGGTCAGGAAGATCGTCGACAGCGACAGACCCATCAGGACCGCAAAGCCCCAGTACAGCGCCTGCAGCGTGCCAGTGCTCATCCGGTTCTGGCCAAAGCTCATCGCGAATACGATCGCAAGCGGCGACAGCGCGATGATCCAGGCCAGCGGGCCGCCGCCAGCCATGATGGCATAGGCGGGCGAGCTTTCGCCGCCCCATGAAAAGAGCAGCGCGACAATGCCCGTCAGCAGCACGCCGGACGTCATGTAGTTATAGACCGACAGCATGTAGGACCGCAGGCCGGCATCGAATGCGGCCGAGCGCGTGTCCACGCCCGACCCATAGGGCGCCGCAGTCGTGCGGGGGTCAGACCAGTTTGCCATAATCCTCAAAACTCCTTGCCCGGCATAATGCCGGTTGTTCACAATATCGGACGTTGCGCCCGCGACTTCAAGCAAAACCGCTCAACCATTGACCCTGTTCCTGATAGTCTTGTTCTATAATGCACCGCCTGTTCGTTGCGATCCGTCCGCCGCGCGCCATGCGCCAGCAATTGATGCTGTTGATGCACGGCATTCATGCCGCGCGCTGGCAGTCGGACGACCAGTTGCACCTGACGCTGCGCTATATCGGCGAGGTGCGCGGCGATGTGGCAGAGGATATCGCGCTGGCGCTGAGCCGCGTCACGGGGCCGCCGGTATCGCTGGCGCTGGACGGCGTTGGCCGGTTCGAACGGCGGGGCCGCACGGACGCGGTCTGGGCAGGCGTGACGCCGCACGCGCCGCTGGCCGCGCTGCATCGCAAGATCGATCAGGCGCTGATCCGCATCGGCCTGTCGCCCGAGGGGCGCGCCTATCTGCCGCACATCACGCTGGCCCGGCTGAATGCGGGCAGCGGGCCGGTGGACGGCTTTCTGGCGGCGAATGCGGGGCTGAGCAGCGGTGCGGAGGGGGTCGGCGATTTCCGCCTGTATGAAAGCCATCTGGGCGGGGAGGGGGCGGTGTATGAAACCGTGGCGCGATATCCGCTGACGGGATGATGCGCGGCGTCAGTCGCCCAGGCGATAGTTCATGCGCGCGGCGGCAATCGGCTGATCGCGGTCATCCTGCCACGCAACGGCCTCCACATTCGCGATCCGGCTGCCCAGGCGGGTGACGATGCCGACCGCGCGGGTCGGTTTGGCCCGGCCGCCGCGCATGAAATCGATGGTGACGTTGATCTGCTTGGCACGGGTGTCCGCATCGCCAAGCGCATGGCGCAGCGCGACGATGGCTGCGATCTCCAGCAGGCCGCCAATCGCCCCGCCATGCAGGAAACCGGGCCGGCCGATCACATGGTCGGCAAAGGGCAGGACAAGGTGCGGCGGACCCGATCCCGCGTCGGTATCCAGCGTCACGCCCAGCATGGCGGCATAGGGGGGCAGCGTCATGCCGGCATGTCCAGCAGCATGAACGTGCCCGCGACATGGGCGATCGGATCGCCGGCATCGCCGTCATGCGCCTGGCCCCGGACAAAGGCGACCGACCGGCTGACCCGATAACATTCGCCGCGCCCGACCACGGTGGCGCCGGGCCGGGCGCCGCGCAGATAATCGATGCGCAGATCGAGCGTCGCCTGAGGCGCGAAAACGCCGCGTTTCAGCCACACGGAAATGGCGGTCGCCATGTCCATCAGTGTGACGATCGCCCCGGATGCGATGACCCCGCTGGCCGGATCGCCAACCAGATCGTCGCGCCACGGCAGGATCAGTTCGCACCAGTCGGCGCCATGGCTGCCATAATCGACGCCCAGATGGCTGCCATGCCCCCCGACGCGCGCTTCAAAGAAGCGGGCGGGATCAAACACGAATTGGGGCGACGCATCCATGATCGCCGTCCCCTAGCCAGCATGGCGGGGCAGCGCAATCGGCCGGGTTACAGCGTTGTAACTCGCCGCATCCCGCCTGTCGCAGATATCCCGCCCGGCAAGCGAAACCGGGAGCAATGCCATGCCGATCAACCTGCCAGCCATTGTGCCGTTCCAGATCGAGGGTCTTGCCGAACTGGCGACGGAAATTGCCTGTTTCGGTGCGATTGCCGCGGCCGATGTGATGAACGATCAGATTTTCGAATCGACCGTATCGATCACCGCCCTGATCTACGAGATGTATCCGGGCTGATTGCGGGATGCGCGGGGCCATCCTGTCCGCCCGGACGAGCAGCGCGGCCTTTGCCCGCGACTGGCCGACTCGGCCGGAGGTTCAGGGCGTCATCCACTGCCTGAACCGGATGAGCGATTGTCCGCGCCGCAATGTGGCGATTGCCCGGCAGATACTGGCGCAGGACGATCTGGTCCAGCGGATGATCGCCGGGCCGCTGGCCATGCTGGCCGGCGATCCGTTTTTCGATCCGCCATTCCGGGTCAGCCGCGATGCGGCGCGGACCACCATGGTCCTGATCGATCACCCCGCCGCCCGGCTGGCCGTGACGCTGACCGATGCCGCGGCGGTGCGGGCGCGGGGATTTCCCGAACGGTTCGTCATCCCCGGCCGCATTGCAGTCAGCCGCGTGTTGCGCAGCGACGGGGCGGTGCTTCATCGCTGGCGCGCGCCGCCGGCCGGACCGGGCGTTGCCGGACAGGATGAAGCGCCATGCCGCCGGATGGTGCCGCGACCGATCGGCACGGGGGCCATGCTGCTGGAGGATGGGCGGCGGACGGGCCAGATCCTGTGGCCGGGCGCGGGCGATGTGTTGACCGTGACGCTGATCCTGTCGGCTGGTGCGTTGCCGGTCCTGCGGGAGGGGCGGGTGGCCGATGGCCGGATTGCGCGGACGGCGTTGATCGATCCTGCACCCACGCACGCGGCGCTGCAGTTGCGGCTGCTGCGCGCGCTACGCCGATCCGATGCCGCGCCGGTCTTTGCCGCCGCCACCCGCGATGCCGGGCATCAACTTCGCTGGGAAGCGATGCGGGAATGGCTGCTGATGGGGGATCCGGCCGCAGCGGCGCGGCTGGCCGACATGGCGGCGAGCGATCCCCATCCCGATGTGCGTGCCGCCGCGCGGGCGACCCTGACCGCCACGCTCCTGCGGGCCGCTTGATGCCGGTGATCCTCGATCCCGGTGTGGGCGATGCCATCGACTTGGCGCAGCTGATCGATGCGCTGGGCCAGACGCGGGTTGATCTGCGGGACGAGGCGGCCTTTGCATCGCTGGGGCCGATCCTTGCCCAGCTGGGCCGCAACCGGGATTTCCTGGGCGATCTGGCGGTCGATGCGCTGAAGCGGCGCTATCAGGGCGATCCGGCCGGGGCGGTGGGGCCGGTGGCGGGCGGATATGGTCCGCAGGTCATGCTGCTGATGCCGCCCGATGGCCGTTATGTCGTGCGCGCCAATTTCTGGCCCGCGCGCAGCGATCAGCTCGTCCGGTCAAGCGGCACGGACGCGTTCTTCTATGACCTGCCGCACGATCACAATTTCCCGTTCCTGACCTATGGCTATCTCGGCCCCGGTTACTGGAGCGATTATTACACCTTTGACGCCAATGCGGTGGCCGGCCTGCCCGGCGAGGCGGCGGGGCTGTGCTTTCAGGGGCGGGCGCGGCTGGAGCCGGATCAGCTGATGCTGTACCGGATGCGCCGCGACGTTCATGCGCAATTGCCGCCCGATGAGTTTTCGGTGTCGCTCAACATCCTGGGCGTCGATGCCGA encodes the following:
- a CDS encoding GreA/GreB family elongation factor — encoded protein: MSVAFRRESDEEHLEPSFALPLPPGPNWVTTAGLALIERRLAEWTAAVEAASGDADALKSARRDLHYWQTRFSTAEIQPVPDDEEVAFGSRVQFRVNGAARTVDLVGSDEADAAAGRIPFTAPLAQALMGLAPGETADWQGRADAIEVLATGPIPD
- a CDS encoding neutral zinc metallopeptidase, yielding MRLDDFDPSDNVRDLGSSSGPGGGFGGGGGGNILLGLLPLLLGRKMGCGTLAILAIGAVLFFSMGGGGGLIAPQSGVQAPAGTGTGGGATGAAACNTPERRFSCQVLASTEQTWERIFAESGQRYPAPTLNFYQGGATSGCGFASSAVGPYYCPADQGVFLDTSFFDELANRFGAAGDFAQAYVIAHEVGHHIQTVTGTSERVRREQSRVGEREGNQLSVRMELQADCYAGVWANRNKQYLEAGDIEEGLRAAEAIGDDTLQRQAQGRVVPDSFTHGSSAQRQKWLRIGLDSGNPAACDTFSQPI
- a CDS encoding patatin-like phospholipase family protein — encoded protein: MADANPVPARRRSRSMPLPDCVALVLQGGGALGSYQAGVFQALDEAGVPIDWVAGISIGAVNAAIIAGNPPGRRLEQLHAFWSLVTSGLPSMPIYPDDRVREAVHEGSAAWVATFGVPGFFRPRWMHPMLSLPGSCEALSLYDTAPLAETLNQFVDWDRLNSGEVRLSVGAVNVETGNFRFFDTTTDRIDARHIMASGALPPGLPPVEIDGCWWWDGGLVSNTPLTHVLDHQTEPTLVFQVDLFPSRGKRPQTISDVTAREKEIRYSSRTRQITDDRLKLRREREAIRRVIAKLPAELRGDRDVRVLEEMAQDIPVSIVHLIHRRADWQGGNLDFEFSAATMRDHWQAGLTDVARTMANATILAANIEDGKTAAYDLTR
- a CDS encoding 3-hydroxybutyrate dehydrogenase; the encoded protein is MFLKGKTAIITGSTSGIGLAYAKALAAEGAAVVINGFGDADAIEKERVALAGLSGAGAHYDPADMTKPDQIAAMIERCHAELGGPDIVINNAGIQHVAPIEDFPPEKWDAIIAINLSSAWHMMRAAVPHMKKAGWGRIISTASAHSLVASPNKSAYVAAKHGINGLTKTIALEVAQHGVTVNCISPGYVWTPLVEKQIPDTMATRGLTREQVINDVLLDAQPTKEFVTSEQVAALALFLCRDEAASITGANLSMDGGWTAA
- a CDS encoding DUF4893 domain-containing protein; this translates as MRIAPLIPLAVLAACSTGPELRVPAAVADVVPPAAAEGMEWRAVALPADRTRLRNWRKTWVTTLDAVRPVASAEIAAEGKLFDPDLAVEGPIPPAGAYRCRWFKLGTIGRATDPFVAVPAQQCTVWAEGATGGIRFDDGVQRPIAMLLPDTSGRAVALGSLMLDHEQVPHAYGRDPLRDIAGYVDRIDNRRWRMVIPGPRFESQLDVIEIVPVAAD
- a CDS encoding amidohydrolase, with amino-acid sequence MIRTIAIASLFVATPALADPVSDATAREMPSLMTLYRDLHAAPELSLQEVKTAARMAVEVRKLGFEVTEKVGGTGVVAVMRNGPGPVVLIRADMDGLPVTEATGLPFASKVRVTTKDGVETGVMHACGHDTHMASWVGTARNLAAMKGQWSGTVVMVAQPAEEVGKGARMMLEDGLYTRFPKPAHVIGFHDSAGLPAGVIGMKDDYIFANVDSVDVLVRGKGGHGAYPHTTQDPIVLAARIVGALQTLVSRELDVQSEPGVVTVGSIHAGAKHNIIPDEAKLQITVRSYSDAVRKKLLDGIARIAKGEAIAAGIPDDRLPVVTVQDEFTPATFNTAPQTDRLRTLFTGRFGEARVKDVPATMGGEDFSRFWLADKGVQSTLFWVGGVPQDRWAAAEAGKAALPSLHNAGWAPDAEKVIATATEAMTAATLDLLKRG
- a CDS encoding Bax inhibitor-1/YccA family protein; the encoded protein is MANWSDPRTTAAPYGSGVDTRSAAFDAGLRSYMLSVYNYMTSGVLLTGIVALLFSWGGESSPAYAIMAGGGPLAWIIALSPLAIVFAMSFGQNRMSTGTLQALYWGFAVLMGLSLSTIFLTYTGTSIAGAFFATAAGFAALSLWGYTTKKDLSAFGTFLIVGLVGIIVASLINLFVQSSALSLIVSIAGVLIFAGLTAYDTQKIKSIYFHVAGTEMQGKVVIMGALNLYLDFINMFLFILRLFGSRD
- the thpR gene encoding RNA 2',3'-cyclic phosphodiesterase; translated protein: MHRLFVAIRPPRAMRQQLMLLMHGIHAARWQSDDQLHLTLRYIGEVRGDVAEDIALALSRVTGPPVSLALDGVGRFERRGRTDAVWAGVTPHAPLAALHRKIDQALIRIGLSPEGRAYLPHITLARLNAGSGPVDGFLAANAGLSSGAEGVGDFRLYESHLGGEGAVYETVARYPLTG
- a CDS encoding PaaI family thioesterase, yielding MTLPPYAAMLGVTLDTDAGSGPPHLVLPFADHVIGRPGFLHGGAIGGLLEIAAIVALRHALGDADTRAKQINVTIDFMRGGRAKPTRAVGIVTRLGSRIANVEAVAWQDDRDQPIAAARMNYRLGD
- a CDS encoding PaaI family thioesterase, with translation MDASPQFVFDPARFFEARVGGHGSHLGVDYGSHGADWCELILPWRDDLVGDPASGVIASGAIVTLMDMATAISVWLKRGVFAPQATLDLRIDYLRGARPGATVVGRGECYRVSRSVAFVRGQAHDGDAGDPIAHVAGTFMLLDMPA
- a CDS encoding transposase produces the protein MPVILDPGVGDAIDLAQLIDALGQTRVDLRDEAAFASLGPILAQLGRNRDFLGDLAVDALKRRYQGDPAGAVGPVAGGYGPQVMLLMPPDGRYVVRANFWPARSDQLVRSSGTDAFFYDLPHDHNFPFLTYGYLGPGYWSDYYTFDANAVAGLPGEAAGLCFQGRARLEPDQLMLYRMRRDVHAQLPPDEFSVSLNILGVDAEQPWVNQHRFDLCSGGIAALLTTTPSEALLRIAAHLGGNGTDLAADFAVRHPHPRMRAAAIDALAGAADSPDAAMRWLATGMTDPHPFAAGMAAAAMARRQADRLNRNGPGSPPRSASPD